The following are from one region of the Phycisphaeraceae bacterium genome:
- the phrB gene encoding deoxyribodipyrimidine photo-lyase, protein MRSLIWFRSDLRCNDNTALDEAARRSTRGVVAAFAVTPRQWLDLHHWSASKLSLVLRSVSDLSEQLATRNIALRIITQPDFAALPKALLDLARSTECDALFFNREYEWNERQRDALVSKAFLDAGLAAHSFTDRTLFEPGQIRTKSGTHYTVYSPFKRAAHTLLAEGLPTLRSTPKKRAEMVSTPDPVPNPHDLAAAQPHDALWPEGEAHVRARLDRFAQDALSHYHARRDLLAEPGTSTLSPYLAIGAISIRRCAAVALDMIGPDIDKGPPGPTTWLSELLWREFYTHVLFNFPRVSKGLPFRLDTQHINWDHNPDHLAAWKAGRTGYPIVDAAMRQLLATGWMHNRARMIAAMFLTKDLGLDWRLGEQHFMQHLVDGDLANNNGGWQWSASTGTDAQPYFRIFNPITQSQRFDPQGHYIRRYVHEIAHLDDHAIHDPSSLGLAAAALDYPPPIVDHAAARARTLARFTVS, encoded by the coding sequence ATGCGCTCGCTCATCTGGTTCCGCAGCGACCTGCGCTGCAACGACAACACCGCCCTGGACGAAGCCGCACGTCGCTCCACCCGTGGCGTCGTCGCCGCCTTCGCCGTCACCCCGCGCCAATGGCTGGATCTGCACCATTGGTCCGCTTCCAAACTCAGCCTCGTCCTTCGCAGCGTCAGCGATCTGTCGGAGCAACTCGCAACCCGCAACATCGCCCTGCGCATTATCACTCAACCCGATTTCGCCGCGCTCCCGAAGGCACTCCTCGATCTGGCCCGATCAACCGAGTGCGACGCCCTGTTCTTCAATCGCGAGTATGAATGGAACGAGCGACAGCGCGATGCTCTGGTTTCGAAAGCGTTTCTCGACGCAGGTCTCGCAGCCCACTCCTTCACCGATCGCACGCTCTTCGAGCCGGGCCAGATCCGCACCAAGTCCGGCACACACTACACCGTCTACTCGCCGTTCAAGCGAGCCGCGCATACCTTGCTCGCCGAGGGCTTGCCAACACTCCGCAGCACACCCAAAAAACGCGCTGAAATGGTTTCAACTCCTGATCCCGTGCCAAACCCGCACGATCTGGCCGCCGCCCAACCTCACGACGCGCTCTGGCCCGAGGGCGAAGCCCACGTCCGCGCGCGGCTCGACCGATTCGCACAAGACGCTCTGTCTCACTATCACGCCAGACGCGACCTGCTTGCCGAACCCGGCACCAGCACCTTGTCGCCGTATCTCGCCATCGGTGCAATTTCAATCCGACGTTGTGCAGCCGTTGCGCTTGACATGATTGGACCCGACATCGACAAAGGCCCACCAGGCCCGACAACATGGCTGAGCGAACTCCTCTGGCGCGAGTTCTACACCCACGTCCTTTTTAACTTCCCTCGAGTCAGCAAAGGCCTCCCATTCCGACTCGACACACAGCACATCAACTGGGATCACAACCCCGATCACCTCGCCGCATGGAAGGCAGGCCGCACCGGCTACCCAATCGTCGATGCTGCCATGCGCCAACTCCTCGCCACAGGATGGATGCACAACCGGGCACGCATGATCGCCGCTATGTTCCTCACCAAAGACCTCGGCCTCGATTGGCGCCTCGGCGAACAACACTTCATGCAGCACCTCGTCGATGGCGATCTGGCCAACAACAACGGTGGATGGCAGTGGTCCGCCTCCACCGGCACCGACGCCCAGCCATACTTCCGCATCTTCAACCCAATCACTCAGAGCCAGCGCTTCGACCCCCAAGGCCACTACATCCGCCGATACGTCCACGAAATCGCGCACCTCGACGATCACGCCATCCACGATCCATCAAGCCTCGGCCTCGCCGCAGCCGCTCTCGACTACCCGCCGCCGATCGTCGACCACGCAGCCGCCCGCGCTCGCACACTCGCCCGCTTCACCGTCTCATGA
- a CDS encoding CRTAC1 family protein, whose translation MSTCSTRSGAGVVYCLVAVILALCSAFTQPAAAQTLAFTNETVRAGLTFTHTQGPRYGFLGAGGVAADFNNDGYIDLFVLGGGGDPDALFINNGINQQGHVTFTDQAQQWGVNFRHHSFGVSAVDFNNDGFVDLYITSYGPVPGNPIAGRHKLLRNNGPDAEGNWSFTDIALAAGVHLLRPGLVDGTGSAWGDYDLDGDLDLFVASYQRGQPGNRLFRNDGLNAQGVWIFTDVTNVAGLHHTQIAGFIPGFVDMNGDGYPELLLVADSGTSKYYINNRNGTFTVATHLCNGIESANGMGSAIGDINADGRLDWYVSGSWYDFLQGPGNVLMVASPHGDFVNIAPGTPVQNGGWGWGVLIVDLDHDTRPDLVETNGWLGEYLGEQSYLLRNLGGLQFQEVALQVGFEHHGQGRGLIRFDADNDGDQDLVIFSCGEPLAFFENHLITPGGPTPTNANWINIKFDTRQRATVPPHGIGTVLQITAGGLTQTVHITSSFSHASQSEIGAHVGLGTATTIDILRIRYPDGSIRTYTNIPANQHLLIHTPAHRADFDGSGTLDVADVQAIVIAWQARDLAADHNGDWILDFFDILHFLRDFSN comes from the coding sequence ATGTCGACTTGTTCAACGCGCTCAGGCGCTGGGGTTGTCTATTGCCTTGTTGCAGTAATCCTCGCCCTCTGTAGCGCCTTTACACAACCCGCAGCCGCACAAACCCTCGCCTTTACCAACGAGACGGTTCGCGCCGGACTCACCTTCACCCATACGCAGGGCCCACGCTACGGGTTCCTCGGTGCAGGCGGTGTCGCAGCCGATTTCAACAACGATGGCTACATCGACCTATTCGTCCTCGGCGGCGGCGGCGACCCCGACGCACTCTTCATCAACAACGGCATCAATCAGCAAGGCCATGTCACCTTCACCGACCAGGCCCAGCAGTGGGGCGTCAACTTCCGCCACCATTCCTTCGGCGTCTCCGCTGTCGACTTCAACAACGACGGATTCGTCGATCTTTACATCACGTCCTACGGCCCCGTCCCCGGAAACCCAATCGCAGGACGACACAAACTCCTTCGTAACAACGGCCCAGACGCCGAGGGAAACTGGTCCTTTACCGATATCGCCCTCGCTGCCGGCGTCCATCTCCTGCGCCCAGGTCTCGTCGATGGCACCGGTTCGGCATGGGGAGACTACGACCTCGATGGCGACCTCGACCTCTTCGTCGCCTCCTACCAACGCGGCCAACCCGGCAACCGACTCTTCCGCAACGATGGCCTCAACGCCCAAGGCGTCTGGATCTTCACCGATGTCACCAACGTCGCAGGCCTCCACCACACACAAATCGCCGGCTTCATCCCGGGCTTCGTCGATATGAATGGCGATGGATACCCCGAACTCCTCCTCGTCGCCGACTCCGGCACCAGCAAGTACTACATCAACAATCGAAACGGAACCTTCACCGTTGCCACTCACCTCTGCAACGGCATCGAAAGTGCCAACGGCATGGGTTCGGCAATCGGCGACATCAACGCCGACGGACGCCTCGACTGGTACGTCTCCGGCAGTTGGTATGACTTCCTTCAAGGCCCCGGCAACGTCCTCATGGTCGCATCCCCGCATGGCGACTTCGTCAACATCGCACCCGGCACGCCCGTCCAGAATGGCGGCTGGGGCTGGGGCGTCCTGATCGTCGACCTTGATCACGACACCAGGCCCGACCTCGTCGAAACCAACGGCTGGCTTGGCGAGTACCTTGGCGAGCAGTCATACCTCCTTCGAAACCTCGGCGGACTTCAGTTCCAGGAGGTCGCACTTCAAGTTGGATTCGAGCACCACGGTCAAGGCCGCGGCCTCATCCGCTTCGACGCCGACAACGACGGCGATCAGGACCTCGTCATCTTCAGTTGCGGCGAGCCTCTCGCGTTTTTCGAGAATCACCTCATCACCCCCGGAGGCCCAACTCCCACTAACGCAAACTGGATCAACATCAAGTTCGACACCCGACAGCGCGCCACTGTTCCGCCGCACGGCATCGGCACCGTCCTTCAAATCACCGCAGGCGGACTCACTCAGACCGTCCATATCACCAGCAGTTTCTCACACGCCTCCCAAAGCGAAATCGGCGCTCACGTCGGTCTCGGGACCGCAACCACTATCGACATCCTCCGCATCCGCTATCCCGATGGCTCCATCCGCACCTACACCAACATCCCCGCAAATCAGCACCTCCTCATCCACACCCCCGCCCACCGCGCCGACTTCGATGGCTCGGGCACTCTCGACGTCGCCGATGTCCAGGCGATCGTCATCGCATGGCAGGCGCGCGACCTCGCTGCCGACCACAACGGCGACTGGATTCTCGACTTCTTCGATATCCTTCACTTCCTCCGCGATTTTTCCAACTGA
- the gdhA gene encoding NADP-specific glutamate dehydrogenase produces MSTHVDTFLAQLEQRNPNQPEFLQAVHEVLESVMPLVLDTPRYRDAAILERLTEPDRTIRFRVTWEDDQHRLRVNRGWRVQFTNALGPYKGGLRFHPTVNESILKFLGFEQIFKNSLTGLMMGGGKGGSDFDPKGKSDAEVRRFCEAFMLELFRHVGEDTDVPAGDIGVGAREVGFMFGQYRRLRNAHTGVFTGKGTPWGGSHIRTEATGYGCVEFCRLMIESAGHSIEGKRCVVSGSGNVAQFAAQRLIALGAKVLAMSDSGGVIFDEQGITHERLEWIKDLKNNRRGRIAEYANHFKGVTYREHAEPWDIPCDLAFPCATQNEISKSEAETLVKNKTLAVVEGANMPTHPDAIKVLHAGGVLFAPGKASNAGGVGCSGLEMAQNAGRLQWPSATVESHLYKIMASIHDTCLQHAASAPQLPKARPNYLHGANVGGFIRVADAMLDQGVW; encoded by the coding sequence ATGTCCACGCATGTCGACACCTTCCTTGCACAGCTCGAACAACGAAACCCAAATCAACCCGAGTTCCTTCAAGCCGTTCACGAAGTGCTCGAATCCGTCATGCCCCTTGTCCTCGACACGCCGCGTTATCGCGACGCGGCCATCCTCGAACGACTCACCGAGCCCGATCGCACCATCCGCTTCCGCGTCACATGGGAAGACGATCAGCATCGACTCCGTGTCAACCGGGGATGGCGTGTGCAGTTCACCAATGCCCTCGGTCCATACAAAGGAGGCCTCCGCTTCCATCCCACAGTCAACGAAAGCATTCTCAAGTTCCTCGGCTTTGAACAGATCTTCAAGAACAGCCTCACCGGTCTCATGATGGGCGGCGGCAAGGGCGGCTCCGACTTCGATCCAAAGGGCAAGTCCGACGCAGAGGTCCGCCGCTTCTGCGAAGCTTTCATGCTCGAACTCTTCCGCCACGTCGGCGAAGACACCGATGTCCCCGCTGGCGATATCGGCGTCGGAGCACGCGAAGTCGGATTCATGTTCGGCCAATACCGCCGACTTCGCAACGCACACACCGGCGTCTTCACCGGCAAGGGCACCCCGTGGGGCGGCAGCCATATCCGCACCGAAGCCACCGGCTACGGCTGCGTCGAGTTCTGCCGACTCATGATCGAAAGCGCAGGACACTCCATCGAAGGAAAACGCTGCGTCGTCTCCGGCTCAGGCAACGTCGCGCAGTTCGCCGCACAGCGACTCATCGCCCTCGGCGCCAAAGTCCTCGCGATGTCCGACTCCGGCGGCGTCATCTTCGACGAACAAGGCATCACGCACGAACGCCTCGAATGGATCAAGGATCTCAAGAACAATCGCCGAGGCCGTATCGCCGAGTATGCCAACCACTTCAAAGGCGTCACCTACCGCGAACACGCCGAGCCATGGGACATCCCCTGCGATCTCGCCTTCCCATGCGCCACACAGAACGAAATCTCGAAATCCGAAGCCGAAACGCTCGTCAAAAACAAGACCCTCGCCGTCGTCGAGGGCGCCAACATGCCAACTCACCCCGACGCCATCAAGGTTCTTCACGCCGGCGGTGTCCTCTTCGCGCCCGGCAAGGCCTCAAACGCAGGCGGTGTCGGATGCTCGGGCCTCGAAATGGCGCAAAACGCTGGACGCCTCCAATGGCCCTCCGCAACCGTCGAATCACACCTCTACAAAATCATGGCCTCAATCCACGACACCTGCCTCCAGCACGCCGCATCCGCGCCCCAGCTCCCCAAAGCCCGCCCGAACTATCTCCACGGGGCCAATGTCGGAGGCTTCATCCGCGTCGCAGACGCCATGCTCGATCAAGGTGTCTGGTAG
- a CDS encoding DUF3313 domain-containing protein produces the protein MRHSILAAVLMVLMIACCGCGKTLPDRTGFLSSYEGLTKRNNLSLGMATGAEGLGRYERFMVDEVELRLENTRGLPEGEGERLAAYLRDQVVKELGEDYTIVTGAGQGVARVRMALTQITRSTMIMNLHPGMKITGAGLGGAAIEAEIVDSLTGVRVWALVESRKGNQMELDAFDPYDDAEDAAEMWAALMRLAVDKARNEARATLEAQAGYQTP, from the coding sequence ATGCGACACTCGATTCTTGCGGCCGTGCTGATGGTGTTGATGATCGCGTGCTGCGGCTGCGGGAAGACACTGCCGGATCGGACCGGGTTTCTCTCGTCGTATGAGGGGCTGACGAAACGCAACAACCTGAGCCTGGGGATGGCCACGGGCGCTGAAGGCCTGGGGCGGTATGAGCGGTTCATGGTCGATGAGGTCGAGCTGCGGCTTGAGAACACGAGGGGCCTGCCGGAGGGAGAGGGCGAGCGTCTTGCGGCGTATCTGCGCGATCAAGTGGTCAAGGAACTGGGCGAAGACTACACGATTGTTACGGGCGCGGGCCAGGGGGTGGCGCGTGTGCGCATGGCGCTGACGCAGATCACGCGTTCGACGATGATCATGAATCTTCATCCGGGGATGAAGATCACCGGCGCGGGGCTTGGCGGAGCCGCGATCGAAGCCGAGATCGTGGACAGCCTGACGGGCGTGCGCGTGTGGGCCCTGGTGGAATCGAGAAAGGGCAACCAGATGGAGTTGGACGCGTTCGATCCCTACGACGACGCGGAGGACGCGGCCGAGATGTGGGCGGCGCTGATGCGGCTGGCGGTTGACAAGGCGCGGAATGAGGCGCGGGCGACGCTGGAGGCGCAGGCGGGCTACCAGACACCTTGA